In a single window of the Diachasmimorpha longicaudata isolate KC_UGA_2023 chromosome 16, iyDiaLong2, whole genome shotgun sequence genome:
- the LOC135170289 gene encoding uncharacterized protein LOC135170289, with protein MPGHRQPLSLEGLSMGRVCQQLDGTCRRLQLLSQETSANQVLTYAKQTIRPYYVNSLPAVLRSRVIEETSRMLYGPAPDGSTLISGPAPLYLLALLLGPDIKQLKVNLCCYYGCSHQTSLLKLLASEGIGLESLELARSALLRLDCKLLKSALQSMTNLRSLTLRNIANDSVLQVIGKACPKLVVLDVACSMQVTDMGLNNLLLQIELRDKLPTHPSPSETSWSKLKAIISKLKSRKKIDKQERQGILLEYCERKNALCNSLKILNVANTAVTSAGVLLALAHVPHLESLADYNHMGRVVEIMNRGVIQLKTPFSLTQARSSRTTAARLELLSQTCPRLEKIFISEPLHPPEALRLFPHVTSLSIQSVPARKEWLSGFYDYLRTNGHRLRDLSVRITESDTPVQLDLREVFQYCPNLVSLSKTGAAVVWLDGSDPPPLRKLRRIQLGRTVTAHSVTMIIKLSPVLSSLHVHSCLDLTNEHLEMILMGDNCLLNCLTCFYIYEASKISAGVILKMLKSCRRLRKIGNLANWGLDCEGVKVLRETLAKANLDVELCPGSHWFWSNCIH; from the coding sequence ATGCCTGGCCATCGTCAGCCTCTGTCCCTGGAGGGACTAAGTATGGGACGTGTGTGCCAGCAGTTGGACGGTACGTGCCGGCGATTGCAGCTGCTCTCGCAGGAGACGTCCGCTAATCAAGTATTAACATACGCTAAACAGACTATTCGTCCTTACTACGTTAATTCACTGCCAGCTGTACTACGATCGCGTGTCATAGAGGAGACATCGAGAATGCTTTACGGCCCAGCGCCGGATGGATCGACATTGATATCAGGCCCTGCACCCCTTTATCTACTGGCCCTCCTTCTAGGGCCGGACATCAAGCAGTTGAAGGTCAATCTGTGCTGTTATTACGGCTGCAGCCATCAGACGTCACTCCTGAAGCTCCTTGCGTCCGAGGGAATTGGTCTGGAGTCCCTGGAATTAGCCAGATCTGCCCTTCTGCGTCTCGACTGCAAACTCCTGAAATCCGCCCTCCAGAGTATGACAAATTTGCGAAGTCTCACTCTAAGGAATATCGCTAATGACTCCGTACTTCAGGTGATTGGTAAAGCTTGTCCAAAGCTCGTTGTCCTAGACGTCGCCTGTTCAATGCAAGTGACGGACATGGGGCTTAACAATCTTCTACTTCAAATTGAACTCCGTGATAAACTGCCAACACACCCATCACCCTCGGAGACGAGCTGGTCAAAGCTGAAGGCCATTATCTCGAAGCTCAAATCCAGGAAGAAGATCGACAAGCAGGAGAGACAGGGTATCTTGTTGGAGTACTGCGAGAGGAAGAATGCCCTCTGCAATTCTCTCAAGATCCTCAACGTAGCCAACACCGCTGTCACCAGTGCCGGTGTATTGCTGGCCCTGGCTCACGTGCCACATCTGGAATCGTTGGCTGATTACAATCACATGGGTCGAGTCGTGGAGATCATGAACAGGGGTGTAATTCAACTGAAAACACCTTTCAGTCTGACACAAGCGAGAAGCAGTCGAACAACAGCTGCTAGACTTGAATTACTCTCTCAGACTTGTCCAAGACTCGAGAAAATCTTCATTTCCGAGCCCCTCCATCCACCCGAAGCACTCAGACTCTTCCCACACGTCACCTCCTTGAGTATTCAGAGTGTTCCAGCGAGGAAGGAGTGGCTCTCGGGTTTCTACGATTACTTGAGAACAAATGGACACAGACTGAGAGATCTCAGTGTGAGAATTACTGAGAGCGATACTCCAGTGCAGTTAGACCTGAGGGAAGTCTTCCAGTACTGTCCTAATCTCGTGAGTCTCTCCAAGACAGGGGCAGCAGTGGTATGGTTGGATGGATCCGATCCACCGCCCTTGAGAAAACTCAGGCGAATACAACTTGGTAGAACTGTCACTGCTCACAGTGTCACGATGATCATAAAACTTTCACCAGTTCTATCCTCTCTGCACGTCCACAGTTGCTTGGATCTTACTAATGAACATCTAGAAATGATTCTAATGGGCGATAATTGTTTACTGAACTGCCTCACGTGTTTCTACATCTACGAAGCGAGTAAAATATCGGCAGGAGTTATTCTGAAGATGTTGAAGAGCTGCAGGAGATTGAGGAAAATTGGTAATCTTGCTAATTGGGGTCTTGATTGTGAAGGGGTCAAAGTACTCAGAGAAACCCTGGCCAAGGCCAATTTGGACGTTGAACTGTGTCCCGGGTCGCACTGGTTCTGGAGCAATTGCATCCACTGA
- the Ps gene encoding RNA-binding protein Pasilla isoform X2, with protein sequence MAADSGMETCPSPEIADSRKRPLDCDVENGATKRSHYGSGGDGMFHLKVLVPGVAAGAIIGKGGETIAQLQKDTEARVKMSKARDFYPGTSERVCLITGSVEAIMQVMDFIMEKIREKPDLTVKTTVDFDSGKATAERDKQVKILVPNSTAGMIIGKAGNYIKQIKEESGSYVQISQKAKDLSLQERCITVIGEKENNRNALLMILAKIADDPQSGTCLNVSYADVSGPVANYNPTGSPYAQAPATTPTYTSPAGLNTVSLLNGAGLSLNLNLGAAITTGTAPVTTQLLEHLKLHLRTTGFSEAAATEILTAAATLAKYNILGMGIGVPSSVSYLGNPIDSTTSANGSNNNGGVFGPIGTVPTMGSSSPTPRNTLDRYEPFDAFRQNSTAVSAIHLNNNSFGLGTNQLSLEK encoded by the exons ATGGCCGCTGACTCGGGAATGGAGACGTGTCCGTCACCAGAAATTGCGGACTCGAGGAAACGGCCCTTGGATTGTGACGTGGAGAACGGGGCGACGAAAAGGTCTCATTACGGTTCAG GAGGAGATGGAATGTTTCACCTCAAAGTGCTTGTCCCAGGGGTGGCTGCTGGTGCCATCATTGGGAAGGGGGGAGAGACCATTGCACAACTGCAAAAAGACACTGAGGCCAGGGTCAAAATGTCAAaggctcgtgatttttatccAG GCACTTCCGAACGAGTCTGTTTAATAACCGGAAGTGTCGAAGCCATAATGCAGGTTATGGACTTCATAATGGAGAAAATCCGTGAGAAGCCAGATTTAACAGTGAAAACAACAGTGGACTTTGACTCGGGCAAGGCAACAGCCGAGAGAGACAAGcag gTCAAGATTCTGGTGCCCAACAGCACTGCTGGCATGATAATAGGCAAAGCTGGTAATTATATAAAGCAGATTAAAGAGGAGTCCGGTTCGTATGTACAAATAAGCCAAAAGGCAAAGGATCTGTCACTCCAGGAGCGTTGTATCACTGTCATTGGAGAAAAAGAGAACAATCGTAATGCACTTCTCATGATACTGGCCAAGATTGCCGACGATCCACAGAGTGGTACATGTCTCAATGTCAGTTATGCTGATGTCAGTGGTCCAGTAGCCAATTACAATCCAACGGGAAGCCCCTATGCACAAGCACCAGCTACAACACCAACGTATACGTCACCAGCTGGTCTCAATAccg tgtCTCTCCTGAACGGTGCCGGCCTCAGTCTAAACCTGAACCTGGGTGCAGCAATAACGACGGGCACAGCACCAGTGACAACCCAACTGTTAGAACATCTTAAACTCCACCTACGCACCACTGGTTTCTCGGAGGCAGCAGCCACCGAAATATTAACAGCAGCTGCTACCCTCGCCAAGTACAACATCCTGGGAATGGGAATAGGTGTGCCCTCGAGTGTGTCATACCTCGGCAATCCCATCGACAGTACAACATCAGCAAATGGTTCCAACAACAATGGAGGTGTTTTCGGTCCAATTGGTACAGTACCGACAATGGgatcatcatcaccaacaCCTCGCAATACACTCGACAGATACGAGCCCTTCGATGCATTCAGGCAAAATTCAACAGCTGTATCAGCTATTCATCTcaacaataattcatttggacTTGGAACAAATCAATTGTCACTC GAAAAATAG
- the LOC135170306 gene encoding uncharacterized protein LOC135170306, producing MDSLVPAKRFRCDQKKWQTSEEMNSQDEDSGKPNLLSLPTEVLIEILSYLDCRDFYSLRSVSERFHTLEPAVWRVYEVMEHGPTTSEVIHQLKRMPLLIKITIECRSDCDDILRQLALTNKKLEKLLIKNCTGTTGQLYLSSCHLTRILERCRRLHTISIEGSRHRGRKFYQLLGNMGLKLRSFYSPATPSQFRLFSKHAHHLEVNDRLAMDNMCVGCRTWSPLRYFVAVHGDCGAVVKRRYTALVTYLCATEFLPINVNKNGN from the exons ATGGACTCGTTGGTGCCCGCCAAACGTTTTCGATGCGaccaaaaaaaatggcaaacaTCGGAGGAAATGAATTCCCAGGACGAGGACTCGGGTAAACCGAACCTCCTGTCCCTTCCCACTGAAGTCTTGATAGAAATCCTGTCATACCTCGACTGCAGAGATTTTTACAGCCTTCGGAGTGTCTCGGAGAGGTTTCACACGCTTGAGCCTGCAGTATGGAGAGTCTACGAG GTGATGGAGCACGGTCCAACGACCTCCGAGGTGATTCACCAGCTCAAGAGAATGCCTCTCCTCATAAAGATAACAATCGAGTGCCGATCAGACTGCGACGATATACTCCGTCAATTGGCCCTGACGaacaaaaaacttgaaaaattattgataaaaaattgcacCGGCACCACTGGCCAATTGTACCTTAGCTCCTGCCATTTGACCCGGATTTTAGAACGTTGTCGACGTTTACACACGATAAGCATCGAGGGTAGTCGACACAGGGGTAGAAAATTTTACCAACTACTTGGAAATATGGGATTGAAACTCAGGTCATTCTATTCACCAGCAACTCCATCACAATTTCGTTTATTTTCTAAACACGCTCACCACCTGGAAGTAAATGACCGGCTTGCTATGGATAATATGTGTGTGGGCTGTAGAACCTGGTCACCCTTGCGCTACTTCGTCGCCGTCCACGGGGATTGCGGGGCTGTTGTCAAGCGACGATACACAGCACTCGTTACTTATCTCTGTGCCACTGAATTTTTGCcgattaatgttaataaaaatggGAATTAG
- the Ps gene encoding RNA-binding protein Pasilla isoform X1 yields the protein MAADSGMETCPSPEIADSRKRPLDCDVENGATKRSHYGSGGDGMFHLKVLVPGVAAGAIIGKGGETIAQLQKDTEARVKMSKARDFYPGTSERVCLITGSVEAIMQVMDFIMEKIREKPDLTVKTTVDFDSGKATAERDKQVKILVPNSTAGMIIGKAGNYIKQIKEESGSYVQISQKAKDLSLQERCITVIGEKENNRNALLMILAKIADDPQSGTCLNVSYADVSGPVANYNPTGSPYAQAPATTPTYTSPAGLNTVSLLNGAGLSLNLNLGAAITTGTAPVTTQLLEHLKLHLRTTGFSEAAATEILTAAATLAKYNILGMGIGVPSSVSYLGNPIDSTTSANGSNNNGGVFGPIGTVPTMGSSSPTPRNTLDRYEPFDAFRQNSTAVSAIHLNNNSFGLGTNQLSLVSKSPNTIEINNKETKKVDIEIAEVIVGAILGPGGRSLIEIQHLSGANIQISKKGMFAPGTRNRIVTITGFPNAIGTAQYLIEQRISEEENKRARHNAIAGMIH from the exons ATGGCCGCTGACTCGGGAATGGAGACGTGTCCGTCACCAGAAATTGCGGACTCGAGGAAACGGCCCTTGGATTGTGACGTGGAGAACGGGGCGACGAAAAGGTCTCATTACGGTTCAG GAGGAGATGGAATGTTTCACCTCAAAGTGCTTGTCCCAGGGGTGGCTGCTGGTGCCATCATTGGGAAGGGGGGAGAGACCATTGCACAACTGCAAAAAGACACTGAGGCCAGGGTCAAAATGTCAAaggctcgtgatttttatccAG GCACTTCCGAACGAGTCTGTTTAATAACCGGAAGTGTCGAAGCCATAATGCAGGTTATGGACTTCATAATGGAGAAAATCCGTGAGAAGCCAGATTTAACAGTGAAAACAACAGTGGACTTTGACTCGGGCAAGGCAACAGCCGAGAGAGACAAGcag gTCAAGATTCTGGTGCCCAACAGCACTGCTGGCATGATAATAGGCAAAGCTGGTAATTATATAAAGCAGATTAAAGAGGAGTCCGGTTCGTATGTACAAATAAGCCAAAAGGCAAAGGATCTGTCACTCCAGGAGCGTTGTATCACTGTCATTGGAGAAAAAGAGAACAATCGTAATGCACTTCTCATGATACTGGCCAAGATTGCCGACGATCCACAGAGTGGTACATGTCTCAATGTCAGTTATGCTGATGTCAGTGGTCCAGTAGCCAATTACAATCCAACGGGAAGCCCCTATGCACAAGCACCAGCTACAACACCAACGTATACGTCACCAGCTGGTCTCAATAccg tgtCTCTCCTGAACGGTGCCGGCCTCAGTCTAAACCTGAACCTGGGTGCAGCAATAACGACGGGCACAGCACCAGTGACAACCCAACTGTTAGAACATCTTAAACTCCACCTACGCACCACTGGTTTCTCGGAGGCAGCAGCCACCGAAATATTAACAGCAGCTGCTACCCTCGCCAAGTACAACATCCTGGGAATGGGAATAGGTGTGCCCTCGAGTGTGTCATACCTCGGCAATCCCATCGACAGTACAACATCAGCAAATGGTTCCAACAACAATGGAGGTGTTTTCGGTCCAATTGGTACAGTACCGACAATGGgatcatcatcaccaacaCCTCGCAATACACTCGACAGATACGAGCCCTTCGATGCATTCAGGCAAAATTCAACAGCTGTATCAGCTATTCATCTcaacaataattcatttggacTTGGAACAAATCAATTGTCACTCGTAAGTAAGAGCCCTAATACAATCGAGATCAACAACAAGGAAACAAAGAAAGTAGATATAGAAATTGCTGAGGTTATTGTTGGTGCTATACTTGGACCTGGTGGTCGTTCACTCATTGAGATTCAGCACTTAAGTGGTGCTAATATACAAATATCTAAAAAGGGAATGTTTGCACCTGGCACGAGAAATCGTATTGTCACTATTACTGGATTTCCAAATGCCATTGGTACAGCCCAATATCTCATTGAACAGCGAATCAGCGAGGAGGAGAACAAGCGTGCGCGTCACAATGCCATTGCTGGCATGATACATTGA